The proteins below come from a single Microbacterium sp. SLBN-154 genomic window:
- a CDS encoding carbohydrate ABC transporter permease, with protein sequence MSAVPFVRAPRTKLPPEEPLIPQRRGGGTAGYWLYLIPGLVLVTVIVVVPLVWNIYLSFTDWRGIRPPEFIGLENWIELFGDATFWTSFVNSVWMIVAMVIFPTLIGLVLAALLFDVIGRKYGGRLASFLRATYYLPQILPAAIAGIVIGWILRPQDGALNTILESIGLGFLARNWLGSPDTALGSIMVVLVWIQIGYPVVVFMAALQRVDPELYEAAELDGANWFQRFRAITVSIIRPEIYVVTLTCTIAALKVFGPVYVLTRGGPGDSTIVPAYYAYSEFFQSQQVGYGATIATALTVVIAVVSILFIRAQNAAERKERAGL encoded by the coding sequence ATGTCCGCTGTCCCCTTCGTCCGCGCTCCGCGGACCAAGCTCCCTCCCGAGGAGCCGCTGATCCCGCAACGGCGGGGCGGTGGCACCGCCGGGTACTGGCTCTACCTCATCCCGGGTCTGGTGCTGGTCACCGTCATCGTCGTGGTGCCGCTGGTATGGAACATCTACCTCAGCTTCACCGACTGGCGCGGCATCCGTCCGCCGGAGTTCATCGGTCTCGAGAACTGGATCGAGCTCTTCGGCGACGCGACCTTCTGGACCTCGTTCGTCAACAGCGTCTGGATGATCGTGGCGATGGTCATCTTCCCGACCCTCATCGGCCTCGTGCTCGCAGCCCTGCTGTTCGACGTGATCGGCCGCAAGTACGGCGGACGTCTGGCGAGCTTCCTGCGCGCCACCTATTACCTTCCGCAGATCCTCCCCGCCGCGATCGCCGGCATCGTGATCGGGTGGATCCTCCGCCCGCAGGACGGGGCGCTGAACACCATCCTCGAGAGCATCGGGCTCGGCTTCCTCGCCCGGAACTGGCTCGGGTCTCCCGACACGGCGCTCGGCAGCATCATGGTGGTGCTCGTCTGGATCCAGATCGGCTACCCCGTCGTGGTCTTCATGGCGGCGCTCCAGCGGGTCGACCCCGAGCTCTACGAGGCCGCGGAGCTCGATGGTGCCAACTGGTTCCAGCGGTTCCGGGCGATCACCGTCAGCATCATCCGTCCCGAGATCTACGTCGTCACCCTCACCTGCACGATCGCGGCGCTGAAGGTCTTCGGCCCCGTCTACGTGCTCACCCGCGGCGGCCCCGGCGACTCGACCATCGTCCCGGCCTACTACGCCTACAGCGAGTTCTTCCAGTCGCAGCAGGTCGGCTACGGCGCGACCATCGCGACCGCGTTGACGGTCGTGATCGCGGTCGTGTCGATCCTCTTCATCCGTGCGCAGAACGCCGCGGAGCGCAAAGAAAGGGCGGGACTGTGA
- a CDS encoding carbohydrate ABC transporter permease, which yields MATTLAVTTATKPGRRASRPPKPRGGMTRKNGVDWLMLAFAIVAAILIAAPFYLILINSFKSPADYSTGGPLALPSAIYLDGIAAFWERVNFPQKVWNSVFISGTVAILAVLISVLNAFAIGIGRVRGRSWIVLLFLLANLLPQEALLYPLYYMFREVGLYNNVWSVIIVFTVIQAAFGTYLLSAVYGTFPKEVLEAAAIDGASRWQILWRVIFPISRPTLSVLLIFFFIWTWNEFLIPLTFLVSNENQTVPVAISLLQGERLMDVTTTSASALLGLIPTLLFFLIFQRTLTRGITAGAVK from the coding sequence ATGGCTACGACCCTCGCCGTGACCACGGCCACCAAGCCCGGCCGACGGGCGAGCCGTCCGCCGAAGCCCCGCGGCGGCATGACGCGCAAGAACGGCGTCGACTGGCTGATGCTCGCCTTCGCGATCGTCGCGGCGATCCTCATCGCCGCGCCGTTCTACCTGATCCTCATCAACTCGTTCAAATCGCCCGCCGACTACTCCACGGGCGGTCCGCTCGCGCTGCCCTCGGCGATCTACCTCGACGGGATCGCCGCCTTCTGGGAGCGGGTGAACTTCCCGCAGAAGGTGTGGAACTCGGTGTTCATCTCGGGCACCGTGGCGATCCTCGCGGTTCTGATCTCGGTGCTGAACGCGTTCGCGATCGGGATCGGGCGGGTGCGCGGCCGCTCCTGGATCGTGCTGCTGTTCCTCCTGGCGAACCTCCTGCCGCAGGAGGCGCTGCTCTACCCGCTGTACTACATGTTCCGAGAGGTCGGGCTGTACAACAACGTGTGGTCGGTGATCATCGTCTTCACCGTCATCCAGGCGGCCTTCGGCACCTACCTGCTCTCGGCCGTCTACGGCACCTTCCCCAAGGAGGTGCTCGAGGCCGCCGCGATCGACGGGGCGAGCCGGTGGCAGATCCTGTGGCGGGTGATCTTCCCGATCAGTCGGCCGACGCTCTCGGTGCTGCTGATCTTCTTCTTCATCTGGACCTGGAACGAATTCCTGATCCCGCTGACCTTCCTCGTCTCCAACGAGAACCAGACGGTGCCGGTCGCGATCAGCCTCCTGCAGGGGGAGCGGTTGATGGATGTCACGACGACCAGCGCGTCGGCTCTCCTCGGCCTCATCCCCACCCTCCTCTTCTTCCTCATCTTCCAGCGCACCCTCACCCGGGGCATCACGGCAGGAGCAGTCAAGTAA
- the yicI gene encoding alpha-xylosidase: MKFTDGFWQLRPGVTALYAAEAYDIRQTDDGVDGAALEITAPTQVIARRGDVLNRTTLTTTISSPIEGVIRVRIAHHVGGRWHGGFALPGAGERGTGAGVADAGAGTLTSGPLVARIAPGAPWSLSFDVDGVRVTGSGHKAQAFVRLGGDAAVEHGIVGNARAETGVPPERVFVHEQLDLGVGETIYGLGERFGPLVKNGQTIEVWNADGGTSSEQAYKNVPFYLSSRGYGVLVNDPGHVSFEVGSEAVERVQFSVPGEVLEYFVFAGPTPKDVLARYTSLTGRAPVVPAWSYGPWLSTSFTTDYDEATVTSFIEGMAERDIPLSVFHFDCFWMREFNWCDFEWDSRVFPDPDGMLRRLHDRGLKVSVWINPYIAQRSPLFAEAAAADYLVQRGDGSVWQWDLWQAGMGLVDFTNPAAVRWYQDKLRGLLAQGVDCFKTDFGERIPTDVVWHDGSDPARMHNLYAQLYNRAVHDVLVAERGEGDAVLFARSATAGGQTMPVHWGGDNTSTFPSMAESLRGGLSLAMSGFAHWSHDIGGFEGTPDPAVFKRWVAFGLLSSHSRFHGSDSYRVPWAFDDEAVDITRRFAQLKMRLMPYLFQAGIDAARTGAPIMRPMQLEFPDDPAVAYLDRQYLLGSELLVAPVFSETGEVEFYLPPGEWTSLLTGETVTGGGWRREVHGFDSLPLYARPGAVIPWGGRDDRPDYDYHDGLAVRVFPGGSGTRAVTVTAPDGSSWAYTVDLSDVTG, from the coding sequence ATGAAGTTCACCGACGGGTTCTGGCAGCTGCGCCCCGGCGTCACCGCGCTCTACGCCGCGGAGGCCTACGACATCCGGCAGACGGATGACGGTGTCGACGGCGCCGCCCTCGAGATCACCGCTCCCACCCAGGTGATCGCCCGCCGCGGCGACGTGCTGAACCGCACCACCCTCACCACGACCATCTCCTCACCGATCGAGGGCGTCATCCGGGTGCGGATCGCCCACCACGTCGGCGGCCGGTGGCACGGCGGATTCGCGCTGCCCGGCGCGGGCGAGCGAGGCACCGGTGCGGGGGTCGCCGATGCCGGCGCCGGCACGCTGACCAGCGGTCCGCTCGTCGCCCGGATCGCGCCGGGAGCGCCGTGGTCGCTGTCGTTCGACGTCGACGGCGTGCGGGTCACCGGCAGCGGACACAAGGCGCAGGCCTTCGTGCGCCTGGGCGGCGACGCCGCCGTCGAGCACGGCATCGTCGGGAACGCCCGCGCCGAGACCGGCGTGCCGCCGGAGCGGGTCTTCGTCCACGAGCAGCTCGATCTGGGGGTCGGCGAGACGATCTACGGGCTGGGCGAGCGCTTCGGGCCGCTGGTCAAGAACGGCCAGACCATCGAGGTCTGGAATGCCGACGGCGGCACCTCCAGCGAGCAGGCCTACAAGAACGTGCCGTTCTACCTCTCGTCGCGCGGGTACGGGGTGCTCGTCAACGACCCCGGTCACGTCTCGTTCGAGGTCGGGTCGGAGGCGGTCGAGCGCGTGCAGTTCAGCGTGCCCGGTGAGGTGCTGGAGTACTTCGTCTTCGCCGGTCCGACGCCGAAGGACGTACTCGCCCGGTACACCTCCCTCACGGGGCGTGCGCCCGTCGTGCCCGCGTGGTCGTACGGTCCGTGGCTGTCGACATCGTTCACCACCGACTACGACGAGGCGACGGTGACCTCGTTCATCGAGGGGATGGCCGAGCGCGACATCCCGCTGTCGGTGTTCCACTTCGACTGCTTCTGGATGCGCGAGTTCAACTGGTGCGACTTCGAATGGGACTCCCGGGTCTTCCCCGACCCCGACGGCATGCTCCGTCGCCTTCACGACCGCGGGCTGAAGGTCTCGGTGTGGATCAACCCCTACATCGCCCAGCGCTCGCCGCTGTTCGCCGAGGCGGCCGCCGCCGATTACCTCGTGCAGCGCGGCGACGGGTCGGTGTGGCAGTGGGACCTGTGGCAGGCAGGCATGGGCCTGGTCGACTTCACCAATCCCGCCGCCGTGCGCTGGTACCAGGACAAGCTGCGAGGGCTCCTCGCTCAGGGCGTCGACTGCTTCAAGACCGACTTCGGCGAGCGGATCCCCACCGACGTCGTCTGGCACGACGGCTCGGACCCCGCACGCATGCACAACCTCTACGCGCAGCTGTACAACCGGGCCGTCCACGACGTGCTCGTGGCCGAGCGCGGCGAGGGTGACGCGGTGCTGTTCGCCCGCTCGGCCACGGCCGGCGGTCAGACGATGCCGGTGCACTGGGGCGGCGACAACACCTCGACGTTCCCCTCGATGGCCGAGAGCCTGCGGGGCGGCCTGTCGCTGGCGATGAGCGGTTTCGCGCACTGGAGTCACGACATCGGCGGGTTCGAGGGAACCCCCGATCCGGCGGTGTTCAAGCGGTGGGTGGCCTTCGGCCTGCTCTCGAGCCACAGCCGCTTCCACGGGTCGGACTCGTACCGGGTGCCGTGGGCGTTCGACGACGAAGCCGTCGACATCACGCGCCGCTTCGCGCAGCTGAAGATGCGGCTCATGCCCTACCTGTTCCAGGCGGGCATCGACGCCGCCCGCACGGGTGCCCCGATCATGCGCCCGATGCAGCTGGAGTTCCCGGATGACCCGGCGGTGGCCTATCTCGACCGGCAGTACCTTCTCGGCTCCGAGCTGCTGGTGGCCCCGGTGTTCTCCGAGACGGGTGAGGTCGAGTTCTACCTGCCGCCGGGCGAGTGGACGAGCCTCCTCACGGGCGAGACGGTGACCGGCGGCGGCTGGCGCCGCGAGGTGCACGGCTTCGACAGCCTGCCGCTGTACGCCCGGCCGGGCGCGGTCATCCCGTGGGGAGGACGCGACGACCGGCCCGATTACGACTACCACGACGGGCTCGCCGTTCGGGTGTTCCCGGGCGGCAGCGGGACGCGCGCGGTGACCGTCACGGCCCCCGACGGGTCGTCGTGGGCCTATACCGTTGACCTGTCGGACGTGACCGGGTGA